The DNA sequence ATCGAAAAGGTGCTGGTCATCAACGATCGGTTTCAATTGCGGGGCCTGATCACCGTCAAGGATATTCAGAAATCGCAAGAGTTTCCGAACGCCTGCAAGGACCAACACCAGCGCCTGCGTGTCGGGGCGGCCGTGGGCACCGGCCCCGGCGCCTATGAGCGGGTGGAAGCCTTGGTGCATGCGGGCGTCGATGTGATCGTGGTCGACACCGCCCACGGCCATTCCCGCGGGGTCCTGGAGACGGTACGGTGGGTGAAGAAAAACTACGCCGCGACCCAGGTCATCGCGGGCAACATTGCGACCGGGGAAGCCGCCAAGGCATTGGTTGAGGCCGGTGTCGATGCGGTCAAGGTCGGGATCGGCCCCGGGTCGATCTGTACCACCCGGATCGTGACCGGCGTCGGCGTACCGCAAATCACCGCGGTATCGCAGGTGACCGCCGCGATCGAGAATTCCGGCGTACCGATCATATCCGATGGCGGGGTTCGTTATTCCGGTGACATCGCGAAGGCGATAGCGGCCGGTGCCCATGCGGTGATGATCGGGGGGCTCTTCGCCGGCACCGAGGAGGCGCCCGGGGAGGTTGAGCTGTATCAAGGGCGTTCCTATAAAACCTATCGCGGCATGGGATCGCTGGGCGCCATGGCGCAGCCACATGGCTCCTCGGATCGTTATTTTCAAGAAGCCGACGACATCGAGAAAATGGTGCCCGAGGGGATCGAAGGCCGCGTACCGTAT is a window from the Pseudomonadota bacterium genome containing:
- the guaB gene encoding IMP dehydrogenase, which translates into the protein MRLAGEALTFDDVLLVPAYSQVLPRNVSVETRLTREIRLSIPIISAAMDTVTDARLAIALAQQGGIGVIHKNLSAGRQAGEVRLVKKYESGVVKDPITVSPETSIREVLSLTRAHKISGVPVVDGEALVGIVTSRDLRFETRFENPVRSIMTPRDRLVTAEEGATREDVIALLHEHRIEKVLVINDRFQLRGLITVKDIQKSQEFPNACKDQHQRLRVGAAVGTGPGAYERVEALVHAGVDVIVVDTAHGHSRGVLETVRWVKKNYAATQVIAGNIATGEAAKALVEAGVDAVKVGIGPGSICTTRIVTGVGVPQITAVSQVTAAIENSGVPIISDGGVRYSGDIAKAIAAGAHAVMIGGLFAGTEEAPGEVELYQGRSYKTYRGMGSLGAMAQPHGSSDRYFQEADDIEKMVPEGIEGRVPYKGSVTAIVFQLLGGIRAAMGYTGCATVDELRTQSKFVRVTYAGIRESHVHDVAITKEAPNYRIE